Proteins encoded in a region of the Zea mays cultivar B73 chromosome 2, Zm-B73-REFERENCE-NAM-5.0, whole genome shotgun sequence genome:
- the LOC103643033 gene encoding copper transporter 5.1, translated as MMHMTFYWGKSATILFDGWRTSTWLGYLLSLVALLLAAAFYQYLEALRVRVKLIAEGSAKPASSIPPPASSDPRTPLLAPAFAGRWPPRVAVAAMFGVNSGLGYLLMLSIMSFNGGVFIAVVVGLALGYLAFRSSDGEDLVVVDNPCACA; from the coding sequence ATGATGCACATGACCTTCTACTGGGGCAAGTCCGCCACGATCCTATTCGACGGCTGGCGCACCTCCACGTGGCTCGGCTACCTTCTCTCCCTGGTGGCCCTGCTCCTCGCCGCCGCCTTTTACCAGTACCTCGAGGCCTTGCGGGTCCGCGTGAAGCTCATCGCGGAAGGATCCGCCAAGCCAGCCTCCTCCATCCCTCCACCCGCCAGCTCCGACCCGCGGACGCCGCTCctcgcgcccgccttcgccgggcGCTGGCCGCCGCGTGTGGCCGTGGCCGCGATGTTCGGGGTCAACTCCGGCCTCGGCTACCTCCTCATGCTCTCCATCATGTCGTTCAACGGCGGCGTGTTCATCGCCGTCGTCGTGGGCCTCGCGCTCGGGTACCTCGCGTTCCGCAGCAGCGACGGCGAGGATCTCGTCGTCGTCGACAACCCCTGCGCCTGCGCGTAA